Within Sorangiineae bacterium MSr11367, the genomic segment CTCGCTACGATCTTTCCGAGGCTCAGGCCTTGGTCGAGCACAAACGTTCCGGCGAGCGCGTCGGCGTCGACATGGCGCTGCTCGATGCGTGGCAACCGCGCATCGACACCTTGTTCCAGAAGCTGGATACCGTGCGCGACACCAGCCCACTTCCGGAGGAGCCCTCCAATACGGAAGAGATTCGCTCGTGGCTGCTGCGCGTACGCAAGGAGCAGTTTTCGGGATAGCTTGAGTCGATGGGCTATCAATGCGCCGTGTGCCGCTCCATTCACGCCGAACTGCCCGACATTGGAGCCGAAAAGCCCGACTCCTGGTGGGACGTTCCCGAAGAGCAACGTGAGCGCCGGGTACAATTGACGTCCGACACCTGCATCATCGACAACGAGCACTTCTTCATACGCGGCGTCATTGAAATTCCGCTTCACCATGAGCCGGGACGCTTCGGATTCGGCGTGTGGGTCTCGCAGAAGAGGGAAAACTTCGAAAAGTATTTACAGAACTTCGATTCGGATGAAATCGGCCCGTTCTTCGGATGGCTGTGCACGAGCATTGCCTATTACCCCGGCGGCACGCTGCACTTGAAAACGATGGCGCACTTTCGCGGCAAGGGATTGCGGCCGCGGATCGTGATCGAGCCGACCGAGCACCCCCTTTCCGTGCACCAACGCTTCGGCCTCGGCGTCGAGACGGCCTGGGACATCGTTCATCATTACGCGCCACCGAACTAGCGGCTATCCTGCGAACCGGGCTTCCCC encodes:
- a CDS encoding DUF2199 domain-containing protein — encoded protein: MGYQCAVCRSIHAELPDIGAEKPDSWWDVPEEQRERRVQLTSDTCIIDNEHFFIRGVIEIPLHHEPGRFGFGVWVSQKRENFEKYLQNFDSDEIGPFFGWLCTSIAYYPGGTLHLKTMAHFRGKGLRPRIVIEPTEHPLSVHQRFGLGVETAWDIVHHYAPPN